One region of Chlorobiota bacterium genomic DNA includes:
- a CDS encoding A/G-specific adenine glycosylase has product MATTSARLPLTFHRFHRPIRRQLLAWFRQQGKEFPWRKLAREEGAETIVDPYVVLVSEVMLQQTQSARVAGRLPEFLRQFPTVAALASSGKGELLRAWRGMGYNRRALRLQESARAIVEEHSGLFPSGADQLRALPGLGEYTVAAIQCFAFGMDVPVVDVNIQRVISRLFFRCHSPRQAMPPATVEAVAAAILPAGESFRWHQALMDLGSTICTARKPNCAACPVRQDCASAGIPQRALFHPDDVRPSEPTLCGIPRRFWRGKMVEALRDADGPIPAHAVVERAAERLGYREKMSVREEREGLGILNRLIEEGLATRIGVQEGPLRQSDAVMLPA; this is encoded by the coding sequence ATGGCAACAACCTCCGCGCGGCTTCCGCTGACGTTCCATCGTTTCCATCGCCCAATCCGCCGGCAGCTGCTGGCGTGGTTCCGGCAGCAGGGGAAGGAATTCCCGTGGCGGAAATTGGCGCGGGAGGAAGGGGCCGAAACCATCGTTGATCCGTACGTGGTGCTGGTAAGCGAGGTGATGTTGCAGCAGACGCAATCGGCGCGGGTGGCTGGGCGGCTGCCGGAATTTTTGCGGCAGTTCCCAACGGTTGCGGCGTTGGCTTCGTCGGGGAAAGGTGAGCTGCTGCGGGCGTGGCGGGGGATGGGCTACAACCGCCGCGCACTCCGGTTGCAGGAATCGGCGCGGGCGATTGTGGAGGAACATTCCGGCCTGTTCCCCTCCGGTGCGGATCAGCTTCGGGCGTTGCCGGGGTTGGGGGAATACACCGTGGCGGCAATCCAATGCTTTGCGTTTGGGATGGATGTTCCGGTGGTGGATGTGAATATCCAGCGGGTGATCTCGCGGCTCTTTTTCCGGTGCCACTCCCCGCGCCAGGCAATGCCGCCCGCAACGGTGGAAGCTGTTGCGGCGGCGATTCTTCCGGCGGGGGAATCGTTCCGTTGGCACCAAGCGTTGATGGACCTTGGCTCCACCATCTGCACCGCCCGCAAACCAAACTGCGCCGCGTGCCCGGTGCGCCAAGATTGCGCGTCGGCAGGCATCCCGCAGCGTGCGCTGTTCCATCCCGATGACGTTCGCCCCTCCGAGCCAACCCTGTGCGGAATCCCGCGCCGGTTCTGGCGAGGGAAGATGGTGGAAGCATTGCGCGATGCCGATGGACCAATCCCCGCGCACGCCGTTGTGGAACGCGCAGCCGAACGGTTGGGCTATCGAGAAAAAATGAGCGTGAGGGAGGAGCGTGAGGGGCTGGGCATTTTGAACAGGCTGATTGAGGAGGGATTGGCCACAAGAATCGGGGTGCAAGAAGGCCCCCTGCGCCAATCGGATGCCGTGATGCTGCCGGCGTAA
- a CDS encoding T9SS type A sorting domain-containing protein has protein sequence MHNSYRIAACLLAVAGWLVFAQQRTVGQWASLPEISSTAYRSWHQTATMDGKLYVFGGLESQIGQSSGSFVSSSIMLDMTGGATKWVRIANMPEARAGGYAAAINGKIYIAGGYYTSGNTRVMAASVLEYDPATDQFTKKADIPTPVYQVAGAVVGGKIYILNGYNSAGTVTSGTQVYDPATDTWAAQSAPPAASAYSAAAAVDNTIYLIGGTNSSAYNNFVYKGLVAEDGSIAWSSGASYPTPLTRLAVGSLNGKVYATAGAYNGTALDATYSYDPAKNKWESTYALPAGTYNVASMPSDGTGLYMVSGYQTPKVYKYTEGEPTAIGQISPTSRSEIMKPDTTRNFTVTVRNTGIVPLSATITIPNDASWLAVTPLEAVDVPAGSSKNVTFTIDTKGLAEQNYEANVEFATNAKGQEKLSLMVNLTVTTKMEKRRPLQEVFTSSTCPPCKPGNDNLHTILKLYPVDDYTVVKYQQDFPGTGDPYATNETVNRRGYYGINSIPRMEVDGGWDGNANSYTPQLYAAFTSVPTFHKINSSIKVEGTTVTVTTEIVPGIDINSNNLRLHTLIIENRTEKNVKSNGEKEFFQVVKKMLPDDKGRAIEPLKAGVPVTFTETFTFQGSYRLSLDGQAANRINHTTENSVENFKNLNAVVFLQDNATREVFQSAWPEPVEGAISSVAVEPSNQANGLAVLANRDNTIVTLNYATQEPNATVAIAIYDLLGNRVYAAERNIAETGNQVEMIANGRLKTGVYLAEVTTPAGVKRAKFVLAR, from the coding sequence ATGCACAATTCCTACCGTATTGCAGCTTGCTTGCTTGCAGTGGCTGGCTGGCTGGTGTTTGCCCAGCAAAGGACCGTTGGGCAGTGGGCATCATTGCCCGAAATCTCATCAACTGCATATCGCAGCTGGCATCAGACGGCCACCATGGATGGCAAGCTGTATGTTTTTGGCGGGTTAGAATCTCAGATCGGCCAGTCGAGCGGATCGTTCGTTTCAAGTTCGATTATGCTGGACATGACCGGCGGAGCAACGAAGTGGGTGCGGATTGCCAATATGCCGGAAGCCCGTGCAGGGGGATATGCTGCGGCAATCAACGGAAAAATCTACATCGCTGGGGGCTACTACACTAGCGGCAACACGCGGGTGATGGCGGCATCGGTGTTGGAGTATGACCCGGCAACGGATCAGTTCACAAAAAAAGCCGACATCCCAACGCCGGTGTACCAGGTTGCTGGCGCGGTGGTTGGCGGAAAAATCTACATCCTTAACGGGTACAACTCGGCTGGAACGGTGACATCCGGCACGCAAGTCTATGATCCGGCAACCGACACGTGGGCTGCGCAATCGGCACCGCCGGCTGCCAGCGCGTACTCCGCTGCCGCAGCGGTTGATAACACCATCTACTTGATTGGCGGAACCAACTCCAGCGCGTATAACAACTTTGTGTACAAGGGCCTGGTTGCTGAAGATGGGAGCATCGCATGGAGCAGCGGGGCCAGCTATCCAACGCCACTAACCCGCTTGGCCGTTGGGTCGCTGAATGGGAAAGTGTATGCAACCGCAGGGGCGTACAACGGCACCGCGCTGGATGCCACGTATTCCTACGATCCGGCAAAGAATAAATGGGAATCAACATACGCGCTTCCTGCTGGCACCTACAACGTTGCATCAATGCCAAGCGATGGCACTGGGTTGTATATGGTCAGCGGGTATCAAACCCCGAAGGTGTACAAATACACCGAAGGCGAACCGACGGCGATTGGGCAGATCTCCCCAACAAGCCGTAGCGAGATTATGAAGCCAGATACCACAAGGAACTTTACGGTCACGGTGCGCAATACCGGCATCGTTCCGCTATCGGCAACCATCACGATCCCAAACGATGCTTCGTGGTTGGCCGTTACCCCACTGGAAGCGGTGGATGTTCCTGCTGGCAGCTCGAAGAACGTCACCTTTACGATTGACACCAAAGGGCTGGCCGAGCAGAATTACGAGGCAAACGTTGAGTTCGCAACGAACGCCAAGGGCCAGGAGAAACTTTCGTTAATGGTGAACCTGACCGTGACAACGAAGATGGAGAAACGCCGCCCGTTGCAGGAAGTCTTCACATCATCAACCTGCCCCCCGTGCAAGCCGGGGAACGATAATCTGCACACGATCCTGAAGCTCTATCCGGTGGACGATTACACCGTGGTGAAATACCAGCAAGACTTCCCCGGAACTGGCGACCCTTATGCCACAAACGAAACAGTGAACCGCCGTGGGTATTACGGGATCAACTCTATTCCAAGAATGGAGGTTGATGGCGGCTGGGATGGGAACGCCAACAGCTACACGCCACAGCTGTACGCCGCATTTACCAGCGTGCCGACGTTCCACAAAATCAACTCCTCAATAAAAGTTGAAGGAACCACCGTTACGGTGACAACCGAGATTGTTCCCGGCATTGACATCAACTCCAATAACCTGCGATTGCACACGCTGATTATCGAAAATCGTACGGAGAAGAATGTCAAATCCAATGGTGAGAAGGAGTTCTTCCAGGTCGTCAAGAAAATGCTCCCCGATGACAAAGGAAGAGCCATCGAGCCGTTAAAAGCTGGCGTCCCCGTGACCTTTACCGAGACGTTTACCTTCCAGGGGAGCTATCGCTTATCGCTTGATGGGCAGGCTGCCAACCGGATCAACCACACAACAGAAAATTCTGTTGAGAACTTCAAGAACCTGAACGCTGTTGTGTTCCTTCAGGATAACGCCACCCGTGAGGTCTTCCAATCAGCATGGCCCGAACCGGTTGAAGGGGCGATCAGCAGCGTTGCGGTGGAGCCAAGCAATCAGGCCAACGGCCTTGCGGTGCTGGCCAATCGCGACAACACCATCGTGACGCTTAACTACGCCACCCAGGAACCAAACGCCACCGTGGCGATTGCCATTTACGACCTGCTTGGCAACCGCGTCTATGCTGCCGAACGGAACATTGCCGAGACAGGAAACCAAGTGGAGATGATCGCCAACGGACGGCTGAAAACCGGGGTCTATCTTGCCGAAGTGACAACGCCCGCTGGTGTGAAACGAGCCAAGTTCGTCCTGGCACGGTAA
- a CDS encoding pyridoxal-phosphate dependent enzyme, producing MHVINSVTELIGNTPLLQINKVIGPTKGTVLAKMESANPGGSVKDRIGIRMIEAAEREGKIKPGGLIIEPTSGNTGIGLVLAAIQKGYRTLFVMTDKASVERVRYLKAMGAEVLIVSSAAKASSPEYYFNTAQRLASELPNALMLNQYDNPANPEAHYYGTAPEIWEQTEGRITHFIAGMGTGGTISGCGRFFKEKNPNIKVIGADPTGSSLKTYKETGRLVEALPYLVEGVGQERIPGNLNFNVVDEVFNVSDREAFVMARRLAREEGIFTGGSTGMNFAAAAAKARSMNEGDVMVVIVCDTGERYLTKHHSDEWLQEKGFLEREKITLGMVQELKVRREGRIAMLSATPGMSVRDALNLMNAHGFSQLPVMEDGTPVGSLRDNRVMAAVLDDRELLDRSVSEVMEESFPVVKHTTEASNAIRYLKDARAILIEDYGTISGILTRHDLVEFS from the coding sequence ATGCACGTTATCAACTCCGTTACCGAACTGATCGGCAACACTCCACTTCTACAAATCAACAAGGTTATTGGCCCAACCAAAGGGACCGTTCTGGCAAAAATGGAGAGCGCGAACCCTGGCGGATCGGTCAAAGATCGGATCGGCATCAGGATGATAGAGGCCGCCGAGCGCGAGGGGAAGATCAAGCCTGGCGGGTTGATTATCGAGCCAACCAGCGGCAACACCGGAATTGGCTTGGTGCTGGCGGCAATCCAGAAAGGCTACCGCACCCTGTTCGTGATGACCGACAAAGCATCCGTGGAGCGGGTCCGCTACCTGAAAGCCATGGGGGCCGAGGTCCTGATTGTCAGCAGCGCGGCAAAGGCAAGCTCGCCGGAATATTATTTCAACACCGCGCAACGGCTGGCCAGCGAGCTTCCGAACGCGCTGATGCTGAACCAGTACGACAACCCCGCAAACCCCGAAGCCCACTACTACGGGACCGCCCCAGAAATCTGGGAGCAGACCGAAGGGCGCATCACCCATTTCATTGCCGGGATGGGAACCGGGGGAACAATCAGCGGGTGCGGAAGATTTTTCAAGGAGAAGAACCCGAACATCAAGGTGATCGGTGCGGACCCAACGGGGTCCTCGCTGAAAACCTACAAGGAGACCGGGCGGCTGGTTGAAGCACTCCCCTACTTGGTGGAAGGCGTTGGGCAGGAGCGGATCCCCGGCAACCTTAATTTCAACGTGGTGGATGAGGTCTTCAACGTCAGCGACCGCGAGGCGTTCGTGATGGCGCGGCGGCTTGCACGCGAGGAAGGAATCTTCACCGGAGGCTCCACCGGAATGAACTTTGCCGCCGCCGCCGCAAAAGCCCGCAGCATGAACGAAGGGGATGTGATGGTGGTGATTGTGTGCGACACCGGCGAGCGGTATCTAACCAAACATCACTCCGACGAGTGGTTGCAGGAGAAAGGATTTTTGGAACGTGAGAAGATCACGCTGGGGATGGTGCAGGAGCTGAAAGTGCGGCGCGAAGGGCGAATCGCCATGCTATCGGCCACGCCAGGGATGAGCGTGCGCGACGCGTTGAACCTGATGAACGCCCACGGCTTCAGCCAGCTTCCGGTGATGGAGGATGGAACGCCCGTTGGTTCCCTGCGCGACAACCGAGTGATGGCCGCTGTGCTGGACGACCGCGAGCTGCTGGACCGTTCCGTCAGCGAGGTGATGGAGGAGAGTTTCCCCGTGGTGAAGCACACCACCGAAGCCAGCAACGCCATTCGCTACTTGAAAGATGCCCGCGCAATTTTGATTGAAGATTACGGCACGATCTCCGGCATCCTAACGCGGCATGATCTGGTGGAGTTTTCTTGA